The sequence below is a genomic window from Acidobacteriota bacterium.
AATGGCTGGACGCGATGGAAGCTGCGCATCAATTGGGATTGAAAACCACTGGCACAATGATGATCGGGTATGGTGAAACCATGGATCAGCGAATTCAGCATCTGGAAAAGCTCTACCAGTTGCAGCAACGCACGCTCAACAGCGGTAAACCGGGATTCGTTTCGTTCATTCCGTGGACGTTCCAGCCCGACAATACCCCGATTGGAAAAATCATCCCGAACCGTTTGCCCGCCGAAGAGTATTTGCGATGGCTGGCATTGTCACGGCTGTATTTGAACAACATTCCGAACGTGCAGGTTTCCTGGTTGACGGTTGGATTGGCCGATGGACGCCGAGGATTGCACTTCGGAGCCAACGACATCGGTTCGACGATGATCGAAGAAAACGTGATCTCAAAAGCCGGGGCGAATCACAAAGCGACCGAAGATATGCTGGTCAACGTCATTCGGGAAGAGGGATTCACACCCATTAAGCGCAAGGCCGATTACACACGACTGTCCAATTGATCTTCAAAAAAACAAAGCGCGCCAGTGGGGGGGAGAGTCCACTGAGCGCGCTGTTGTGGGGATGTATCGGGGAAAGAAGAGGCTATTTCTTCTTTTCAAATTTGTTGGCCTTGATGTCTTGATTGAATTTGACCTTGGTCACTTTCCATTCTTCTTGCGGCTGGTTGTTCACCACGCGAACGATTTGATGCGGCATCCAGACACTTCCTTCCTGTTTGTAATCACCCAGAAAGAGTTGGTAATCCATCAGTTTCGGATCTTCCGCGTTGCCTTCACCGACAATCGTCGGACTTTGGTTCGACGTGCGTACCACTGCTCGTGGCGCCAGCGCACGATAGACCAGCATCCGAGGACGCTTCGCTATTCGATCCACCATCATCCAAACCACAAACTCATCTTTGCCCGTGATCCGAATAACATCCACTTTGCCGTCCTTCGCATCCAGCTCACGGTCGTACGTGTAATCGAAGGAAGAAGCGGCAGGAGTTCCGGCCAAAAACGCGATCAACATTCGTGAATAATCCTCTTTGATCTGCCTCTGCGTTTCCGGCGAAGCTTCACCAATAATTCCGCCACCGCCACCGTTGGCAGGCCCTCCACCAAAACCACCTCCACCGCCACGACCTCCGCGACCGCCGCCGCCAAATCCGCCTCCACCGCCTCTGCCTGTAGCGCCACCACCGCCGGTGCCGACGGCACCGCCTCCGCCATCACCACCCAACCCGCCTCCACCGCTGGCCCCAGCGCTTGCAAAGCCTCCGGCATCGCCCGTGGAAACCATATTCATATCGCGTTTCTGGTCCCGCCACGCCTCCGCGCCATTCGCGGTGTCAATGCGAGTCAATGTCATTTGTCCCGTATTGGTTTTGATTGTGCGCTGGTATTTATCAGGCAACAACATTTCAATTTTGATGTCGCCTTTGATTTCACGCCCGCCCATCACAGTGCGAAACTCACCGTTGATGGCCAAACTTTTGATAGCCGACAGATTGGCCTCGCCGCCCAACGCATCTCGCGTTTGCTTCAGGATGCTTTCCGCACGAGCCTTGTTTGCAGCCTCTGAATTGGCATTGGCTTGCGGAGTTATTTGCCCATAACCTGGATCACTAAAACAGTACAGCATCGCCAAAAGTAGCGATGCTGTCTGAAATAAACAATTGATCCGTGGTTGTAGGCCGGATTGGGTAGGTTTCATTTTGTCTCCTCTGCCTTGCGACGCTCCTGCATTTCCGCATCGCGCCGGGCGTTCATCTCGTCGTATTTCTTCCGTTGTTCAGGTGTCAAAATCGCCCGAATTCGTTCCCGGGATTTTTCACGGGACTCTTTCAATCCCGGGCATTCGTTGAATTTGCTGGGAGGAAATTCTTTCCGCATATCCGCAAAAACGCCCCGAACAGCAGCGGTTTGCTCTTCCGTCAGATTCAAATCGGCTTTCATCCGTTCCACCATATGTCCGGGACCGCGTTCGCCGCCCCGTGCCGGAGAGCCGGGTTGATTTTTCAACACCCAGAACCGATCTACCGACGCGCCCGTCACGCCGCCAAGCAGAAAGACAACCAGCATTAACAACCAAGCTTGTGTTTTAACTTTGCCAATTGCGTTCATCGTAATCACTCCTAGCGTTGATTCGGTTGGGTTGAGCGTTGGTTCGACTGATAGCTATGCAAACCAATCAACGAGGCTTCAATGGCTTCTTCATCGTCTTGTAGAAACATTGGCAATCCGGCCAAGTGTTGTTCGGACGTCGCTCCCGGATTGGCGGAAGATTTGTTTCCCCACGGGTACAAATACAACGAAGAAGCCAGCGCGACAATGGCCAACAGGGCAAAAACCGGAATTGCCTGACGAACCTGAGCCATCAATGTAAACCATGAACTGTTTTCTTCGCTCAAGCGTCGCTGCTCAGCTTCGATTCGTGCGCGGATTCTACGAAACAGAAACGGGGATTCAGCCGCCGTATTGATTTCAGTTTCGCTGGCTTCCAGCGCCCGAAACAACTCATCGCTTAATCGGTCAAATTTGTCATCCTCAGCATTTTTTCTCATATTCCACATAAATCACTCCTTACACGCTTGCCGTTCACACAAACTTTCTCAATACGCGTCTCAACCCTTGCTGAGCGCGGTGTGAACGCATTTTTACTTTCGCGGACGTCCAACCGGTCAATTCTGCTATTTCGGCGATTGATAGTTCTTCTTGTTTGAGCAATGTCAGCACAAGCCTGTCTTCCGGCTTTAACCTCGATAAAAGCTTGGCTGAAAGATCGCGCGAAATCGTCGCTCCCTCGACATTGCTGCCCGCGCTAAGATCGCGAAGCCGCTCGATCAAAAATTCTTCCTCTTCCTGACTTAAATCTCCCAAGCGGCTTTCTCCGCGTTTTTTGATCTTGCGCAATTCGTCGTAACAGACGTGAACCGTAATCCGTGCCAGCCAGGAAACAAAGGATTTTTCATGTCCTCCCTGGTAGCTGTTGAGCGCCAGATACGCTTTCACAAAACTGTCCTGAATGATTTCTTCCACCTGTTCACGCCGGGTGAAAAACCTGTACCCCAATCGTGAAACCAGACCGCTGTGACGTTTGAACAATTGAGCAAACGCGGACTCGTCGCCGTTGCGGGCAGCGGCAACCAATTCGTCATCGGTCATTTCTCGAACCTGAGCCTGCGGAATTGTTTGAAACTCAGGTCCAGCGTATTCAGCCATTCGAATCATTCAGTTGATCTTTCAATTGATCTCTACCAAATTCGTTCTTAAAGCTGCAATGCGGGTGCGAGAAAATCAACTCTTGCACATGCTTTAAGTCGGAAAAATTGGCGCCACGGTTACAAAATTTTGGCCTGTGCACGTTTAACTTCATTGAAAGGCTCTATTTGCAAATCATCTTACAATGACCTGAAGCCATCACAAACACTTCAGCAGCAAGAATTGACGAATTGGCAGGCGGTAAGTATCGTTGCGTTCGCCTATCCTTGTTAACCGTAACCGAAGCGGGAAGATGAAATTTATTGTGAGGTGAAAATGCTGCCCCTAGGCGTTTTTCCAGTGACACAGATTGAGCAGGAAAAAAATCCTGTGACACAGGTTATACAACTGGTTTCTCTGCTTGAATATCTTCTAGGTTTCGTCAATCCCAATTTGCTTGGCAAAGACGGCAAACCGGCGACGGTTGGTGAACGAGTTGACGCAAATCGCGCGCTTTTCGCGAATCCGTCCGATGTGTTCTTTGGCATAGGAGTGCGCAACAACATCGTCCATGCCAAATCCACGGACGTGACCGAGCCGGAAATCAAACGAGCTGTTGTTCATTTGCTCCGGGCTCTGCGCGAAGTCGCCAATCATCCAACTACGCAGGCCAGCATTCCGGCGACTGTTCGTCGAGAAATCTTTTCGGTAGCAGCCGACCAGGCGGCAAATGCGCCAACCAGAGCCGTCACGACATCTCAATTGCCGCCAACGCCCCCGACTCCCATTTTCGGCCAATTTGGCCAAACCGAACGAGCCGTGCCGACAGGCTCCACACCGTTGGCTGCGACTACGCCTGTTAGCGCATCGCCTTCTTTCACAACCAAAGTCACTCCGAGGCCGACCATGACCACCCAGAATGCTAACAACCGAGTTTCTACCAGAGCTATTCGCAACGTTGCCATTCTTGTCGCAGTGCTGGCCGCCGGGTTGTTTCTGGCCAAACCAGCCTGGAACCTGACCAAAGAAAGGATTTACGGCTCCGAAGAGGACACAAAAATCATACGCACCCAGGCCGAAGCCGCGCTGAAAACCATTCAGAGAAGTTATGGCAAAAACCCTCTATTCGCGGCCAAAATCATCGAAGCTCAGACCGCCTGGCGCGACGCGGAAATCGCTTTTAATCAAGGCAAATTCAAGGAAGCCGAGCCAATCTATCGTCGAGTGTTGGCGGTCAGCGACGAACTGGCGCTGAAAGAAACCGAGCGCAAAGACGCGCAACAGTTTTTTGACGAGATGAAAAAAGCGCGCGATGCAGCGGTTGCGGCTCAAGCTCCGCAGTACGCGCCTGGACCTTGGCAGGAGGCAGAAAACTTGAGGCGATTGGCCGACACCGCCTCGAAAAACGGAGATTCGGCGACTGCAAAACAGAACGCATTGCAAGCACAACAGAAATACGAAGAAGCAAAGATGGCGGCAGACACGGTTCCCAAGCCGGAACCCAGTCCGACGCCTCAAACATCACCGGGTACCGCGCCGACTCCACCTTCTTCCAGTTCCCCAGGCGAAGATTCTCGTGTACGCCCGCGCCCGGAATTTGACGACATCTGATGAATCATTGAACCTGCTGTATTCAACCTTTCAGGAGGAAACCTTGTCCAAGACTTTTCGTAGCCATTTCACTTCACGGCGTCGCCATTTACTCTGGCTGGTTCTGTTATCCTTATTGGCCGCCGCACTTATCAATCTGGTTTCAACCACTAACGCAACCCTGAAAGTCACCATGCAAAATGTTGCTTACAAAGGCTGGCAAAATAATCTTCAACTCTCCAACGGAACCGTGGATTTGATTTTGACGCTCGACGTCGGACCGCGCGTGATTCGCTATGGCTTCGTCGGCGAACCGAACGTCTTCAAGGAGTTCGACGAACAAATCGGCAAATCCGGAGAAGATTCCTGGCAGATTCGCGGAGGCCATCGGTTGTGGCACGCGCCGGAAGATTCCGTCCGCACTTATGTTTTGGATAATTCGCCCATCAAACACGAAAAGTTGGGTGAAACCGGCGTTCGTCTGATTCAACCCGTTGAAAAACTGACCGGCATTCAAAAAGAAATTGATTTGACGCTGGATGCCGAAGGAACTGGCGTGACGTTGGTGCATCGGCTTCGCAACAAAGGAACGAAAACTGTTGAACTGGCCCCGTGGGCATTGACCGTAATGGCGCAAGGCGGCACGGCCATCATTCCGCTGCCGGAAAAAATCGCGCATCCGGGTTCGCTGGAACCGGGCGAAAAACCCGATTATCGTGGTTTCGCGCCCAACCAGCATTTGATCGTCTGGCCGTTCACGGATTTGGCGGATCCGCGCTGGCGCTTCGGCACGCGCTACATCACGCTGCGGCAGGACAAAATGGCGAAAAAGCCGACCAAACTCGGATTGGCGCATCGCGGCGGCTGGATTGGTTATCTGAACAACGGCACGCTTTTCGTCAAAGGCTTCGATTATCAGGACGGCAAAACCTACACCGACGGCGGGAGTAACTTTGAAACCTTTACCAACAAAGATTTTCTGGAAGTCGAGTCGCTCGGTCCGCTGCAAAAAATCGCGCCAGGCAAAGCGATTGAACACGTGGAACGCTGGCGGTTGCTGAAGGGCATGCCGAGCGAAACCACCGAAGCGACAATTGATGCCACCATTCGTCCGCGCGTGGATGCTTTTTTCAAGAAATGATTCGGTATGGGCAGGAGCAAACAGGCTCAATTCGGAGGCGCACGCAAAGAGTTTGTCGTGTCGCCTCCGCTTGCCGACGAATTCCAGGTAGCTATAGCGAAGCTGCAACAGGGTGACGCGGAAGCTTCCCTGATTCTGTTGAAAGGCTTGCTGCATCAAACCCGACCGAGCCCGCGAAATTACGACGAGATCGTGCAGGTGCTGGCGACGGCATACAAACGACGAATTGACAAATTGGTTCGAGAACGCGCTGACGACATTGTCATCAGTTCGCTGCTGCAGGAAGCGGTGGCGTTGGAGCTTCGCGGCGATCAAGTCCAGTCCCAAGACGCTCGCAATCAATTCGCTGACACCTTTCACCACCTCGCATTGATTTTCAGCCGCAATCACCAGTATTCGATTTCACTGCCGATTCTGAGAAAAGCGATTGGCATTCATCGTTGCCCGACGTATTACGTGAGCCTGACAAATGCGCTGGCATCCACCAAAGAGCGGGCGCGGTTGGAAGATTTCACTTCCGATTACAAACCTGAAGCGTTGGGCAAACACATTTTCATCGCGTGCGCACCCAAAAGTGGTTCGACTTTTCTGAAAAATGTGCTGGTTGCGGCCACCAAATTTCGTCCGATCTTTTCGGTTTTTGCCGCACTACAAAACGAACACGATCTCGACTTACCCGTCTGGCTGAAATTCGGCACAGAAAACACCGTCACGCAACAACACTGCCGAGCCTCGGAAGCCAACATCCAATTGATGCAAGCATTCGGCATCAAGCCAATCATTCTGGTGCGCAACATTTACGACACGGTTGTCAGCTTGCGAGATTTTTACCGGACGGGGTTTACTGAAACGACCTATTTCAGTCGCGACGATTTCGATAAGCTCAGCGAAGAGCGACAAGCCGATTTGATCATTGATAATGTCTTGCCTTGGTATTTTCAGTTTTTTTCTTCCTGGCAGCGCGCTGAAGCTGACAATCGGCTGGAAGTTCACTGGTTGAGTTACCAGGAATTGATTAACAACAAAACCGGAACGGTTGAACAGTTGTTGCAGTTTTACGGTTTGAAGGCGGAGCGCGGCGCCATCAAAGAGGTCATTGCCACCACTGAAGCCGACGCTCGCCGCAATCGCTTCAACAAAGGCATCGTCGGACGCGGAATCACACTGGCCGCACAACAAAGAAAACGCATTGCCAAGTTGGCCGAGTATTATCCTTCGACGGATTTCACCAGCATCGGTTTGTGAGCGACAGCCAAATGAATTCTTGCTCCGCGCGTGCGGCGACGAATAGAATGCGCCTCACCTTTTACAACCCCGCAAACAATTTCGTTAGGAAGCTTATGACAAACAGAATTTTTGGTTTTGGGTTTGGCATGTTGCTGATGCCGCTGGTTATGGCGGCAGCCAGCCTGCCCGTCTCTGCTCAAGGCGAAAAACCCACCAAGATCCTGCGACAATTCCAGATCAATCAAATCAAGCTGCAGGAAGAATTCGAGCGAGATGTCAGCGACGGCAAAGCGCAGTTGTGGGAACTGGACTCTCGCATCGAGGCTTTCCGCCAAAAATCGGCTGGCGAACTAACCGGGTACAACATCGCGGATTGGAAAGGCGATGAATTGCTAGCGCTGTATTCGCTGTATCAGCAAACAGAGATGTTTGCGCAAGCTGTCGGGGCCGGACGCGCCTACCTGAAATCTGATCCGAAAGCCAGAATTGCCGAATCTGTTCGTTTCGGCGTGATTCGCTCGCTGGTCGAGCTTGAGCAAATTGAAGAAGCCCAGCAACTGATGGACGACCTGTACAAGGAAATGCCGGAAACTGTGTTTCAGGTGGCCGGGCGCATGAGTTTGCTTCGGGATTTGGTAGCAACCTGGCGCGAACGCGGGCGCTATGAGTTGGTTGCCAAATATGCGCTTCGCGGTTATGGATTACGAAGCAAACGAAACAGATCTTCAGATGAGGAAGAGCGACTGTCGGATGTGATGTTACGCGACCGGTTGACTCTGGCAGCGGAATACGTTTCTGCCCAAGAGCATTTGGGATTCCAAAAAGAAGCCGCGGAATTTCATAAGAAAGTGCTTGAAACTGAATTTGACGAACAAGCCGTTTTGAAGCCGTTTTACGAATCGCAACTCGCCGCTGCTCGTTTAATGTTCAAGCCTGCGCCGGAACTTGCGGTGTCGTACTGGCTTCGTTCCGAGCCAACTCGACTGGCAAATCTGCGAGGCAAAGTTGTGCTGTTGGATTTTTGGGCTGTGTGGTGCAGCGAATGTCCTGCGGCGTTTCCGCAATGGCGCGAATTTCAAAACCAATTTTCCGACAAAGGACTGGCCATCATTGGCGTCACGAAACTTTACGGACGCTCTGACACAGAAGAAGGGCTGACTCGCGAGCAGGAATTGAAGGCGTTGCTCAACTTTCAGATCAAACATCAGCTCAATTACCCGATTGCCGTGAGCAAAATGGACGATGTGACCAACGATGAACGGTTTGTCGTCGCCAGCCTGCCAACCGTAGTTTTGATTGACCGACGCGGAAATGTCAGGCACTTTAAGCGCGGCATCGGTGAATACCGAAAGCTCAGAAAGCAGATCGAAAAGCTGATCAATGAAAAGTGAGACCGCCCTGTTGGAGGTGCCATTATGGCGCATCAGGAGCCAAACGAGTTTCATCACCCACATCTGCCCAGTTTGCGTGTGGACAGTTTGCGCGCCCATCGCCAAAACCAGGACGCCGTCATCCTGCCGATCGTTTATGAACTCAGCGACCCTGGTTATGCGCGAAATCCCGATTCGCTGATCATTCCGATCTCCCTGCCAATTCGGCAGGTTACAACCGTGGTCACCTCGCTGCAAAACGCGCTCGGTGAATTGGAACGAAAGCAGAACCTTGCGCTGTTGAAAAAGAAACTGGATGCTCCGCGAAAACGACCTGCCAAACCCAAGACGTCACCAACACAGCCAAAATCCGACCTCTCTTCTGCCAATCCACCAGGCAAAACCGAGCCCAACAAACACTTGCAAACTGTAGTGCCAGCGCTGTTGTTAAGCGTAATTCTGTTGGTGGTTTTCGCCTGGATGTGTTTTCGATGACCTTACCGTTCGTAAGCGTAGGCCGCATTCAATAACCGCGCTTCGTCAAAATGATTGCCGATCAACTGCATCCCAATGGGCAACCCCATTGACGATATGCCGCAGGGAACGCTGATGGCGGGAACTCCGGCCAGATTGATTGTCACGGTGTAAATATCGTCCAAGTACATCGCCAGCGGATCGTCGGATTTTTCGCCGATTTTGAACGCAGGCGTCGGGGCCGTCGGTGTGGCGATGAGATCGCACTTTTTGAACGCTTCGGCAAAATCGTTGACCAGCATAGCGCGTACACGCTGCGCCTTTTCGTAATAAGCATCGTAATAGCCCGAAGACAGTGCGAACGTGCCGAGCATAATTCGACGTTTCACTTCCGCTCCAAACCCCGCATCGCGCGTCAGCCGATACATTTCCGACAGCGACCGCGCCTGTTCCGCGCGCAATCCGTAACGAACGCCATCAAACCGCGCCAGGTTCGATGATGCTTCCGCCGTCGCAATCAGGTAATACACGGCAACGACATATTTCGTGTGCGGCAAATGAATTTCGACAATTTCCGCGCCGCGTTCTTTCAACTTGTTGATGGCGGCTTCGACGTTCAGGCGAACTTCCGGGTCAAGGCCTTCGCCGAAACATTCCGGCGGAACGCCAACGCGCAATCCTTTGATGTCGCCGGTCAGCGCCGACAGGTAATCCGGCACTGCGGTGTTTGCCGAAGTGGAATCGTAACGGTCGTGGCCCGAAATGACTTGCAACACTCTGGCCGCGTTTTTGACCGTATTGGCAAACGGTCCGATTTGATCCAGCGATGAAGCAAAGGCGACCAGCCCATAACGCGAAACTCGACCATACGTCGGCTTCACCCCCACAACTCCGCAAAACGACGCCGGTTGACGAATCGAACCGCCCGTATCTGATCCCAGCGCGACCGGCACGTGGCCGGCAGCAACGGCCACAGCCGAACCGCCGGAACTCCCGCCCGGAACATAATCCGTGTTGATGGGATTCCTCACCGTGCCAAACGCGGAATTTTCCGTCGAACTGCCCATCGCAAATTCATCCAGATTGGTTTTGGCGATGATGATTGCTCCGGCTTCTTCCAGTTTTTTGACGGCGGTCGCAGTGTATGGCGGAACGTAATTGCCCAAAATCCGGGAGCCGCAGGTCGTGCGAACTCCGGCCACGCATATGTTGTCTTTGATGGCGACGGGAATTCCGGCCAATGGTTTGGTAGCGACTGTGGATCGAATCTCGGCGTCCATTGCCGCCGCGGCTTTGAGCGCAGATTCACGACTGACGGTCAGGTATGCGTTCAGATGGTCATTGTCGGCTTCGATCTTATTCAGGGAAGTGCGGATGATCTCGCTGGGTGTGGTCTCGCCCGCCGTGTACAGCTTGTGAATATCCTCGATGATCAATGTTGTGCTCCGATTGGTTGTCGGTGGTGTGTGGTTGGATGTCAGCGAGTGACGGTGGGTGAGCAGCAGACAATCGCGGAACAAAATGCCACCCTCTCCTGTCACTAACCAACAGCTTAGATGACTCGCGGAACAGTGAAATGCCCTTCGTCAGGATCCGGCGCCTGCTCAAGCGCTCTTTCCTGGCCAAGGCTTGGCTCAACAACGTCTTCGCGTGATGCGTACGAAGTGGCAGCTTCGCCTACGCTGCGCGTTTGCCAGGGGTTGACGTTGGACGTATCCACTTCATTCAACTGGTCAATGTATTCGACGATTGCGGCCAACTGACCGGAAAACGATTCCTTCTCGGCTTCGGTCAATTCCAGATTGGCCAGCTTGGCAATCTTTTCAACTTCAGTTTGAGTGATAGGCATATTTGAATGATGAAGGATGAATTCGGAAGGATGAATCGAGTCTGGTTAGCCAACTCATTATTCATCATTCCGAATTCATCACTCCGAGCTTTTTCTTTCAAGACTTTTCGCCGCTGCGCGCAAAAACGTTTGGCGCAATTCGGGGTCTTTGATTTCTTCGGCGGACGATCTTAATTCTTCTTTCAATTCTTCCGTATGATGAAACTCGAAACTCCGCGCTTCCCTACCGCGCGCATTGAGGACAAAATCTCTGTCCAGACGAAATTCAATAAATGTGACCATCTGCAACCCCACCAGCGAATTTATCCGATACAGATACTCGCTCGCCAGCGATTCCAACTGCTTTTTCCAGGCTTGGTCGAGCACGGCAACGATCAGTTGTTTGTTATACAACCGAAACGGCGCGCATCCGCTGGCGACGCCTTTGCCCGCCGCCACACGCCAGGCGGCAAAAACCGCCTGCTCTCGAACCTCCTCATTGTCGCCCGACAGGCGAATCATCGTCGGCAGAAGTTTGAGCAGACTTTCCATCGCGTCAATTTTTTCGTACTCGCCGAGGCACAGCCAGTTTGGGCTTCTCTGCCTCTGCTGCGGGTTGTTTCAGCGAATTGGTGTGCGCAATGACCGGCCAATACTTCGCAAAATCAAAATCGGGGCTGTTTTCCCGGTCGTGACAAACCAGACAGCTTTCGTTTTTTGGAGGCGTTTTGTAACTGGCGACGGTCGGCCTGGCCACGTGTTCGGCTCCGGGGCCG
It includes:
- a CDS encoding Spy/CpxP family protein refolding chaperone, with the protein product MNAIGKVKTQAWLLMLVVFLLGGVTGASVDRFWVLKNQPGSPARGGERGPGHMVERMKADLNLTEEQTAAVRGVFADMRKEFPPSKFNECPGLKESREKSRERIRAILTPEQRKKYDEMNARRDAEMQERRKAEETK
- a CDS encoding sigma-70 family RNA polymerase sigma factor, with amino-acid sequence MIRMAEYAGPEFQTIPQAQVREMTDDELVAAARNGDESAFAQLFKRHSGLVSRLGYRFFTRREQVEEIIQDSFVKAYLALNSYQGGHEKSFVSWLARITVHVCYDELRKIKKRGESRLGDLSQEEEEFLIERLRDLSAGSNVEGATISRDLSAKLLSRLKPEDRLVLTLLKQEELSIAEIAELTGWTSAKVKMRSHRAQQGLRRVLRKFV
- a CDS encoding sulfotransferase domain-containing protein, translating into MGRSKQAQFGGARKEFVVSPPLADEFQVAIAKLQQGDAEASLILLKGLLHQTRPSPRNYDEIVQVLATAYKRRIDKLVRERADDIVISSLLQEAVALELRGDQVQSQDARNQFADTFHHLALIFSRNHQYSISLPILRKAIGIHRCPTYYVSLTNALASTKERARLEDFTSDYKPEALGKHIFIACAPKSGSTFLKNVLVAATKFRPIFSVFAALQNEHDLDLPVWLKFGTENTVTQQHCRASEANIQLMQAFGIKPIILVRNIYDTVVSLRDFYRTGFTETTYFSRDDFDKLSEERQADLIIDNVLPWYFQFFSSWQRAEADNRLEVHWLSYQELINNKTGTVEQLLQFYGLKAERGAIKEVIATTEADARRNRFNKGIVGRGITLAAQQRKRIAKLAEYYPSTDFTSIGL
- a CDS encoding TlpA family protein disulfide reductase, coding for MTNRIFGFGFGMLLMPLVMAAASLPVSAQGEKPTKILRQFQINQIKLQEEFERDVSDGKAQLWELDSRIEAFRQKSAGELTGYNIADWKGDELLALYSLYQQTEMFAQAVGAGRAYLKSDPKARIAESVRFGVIRSLVELEQIEEAQQLMDDLYKEMPETVFQVAGRMSLLRDLVATWRERGRYELVAKYALRGYGLRSKRNRSSDEEERLSDVMLRDRLTLAAEYVSAQEHLGFQKEAAEFHKKVLETEFDEQAVLKPFYESQLAAARLMFKPAPELAVSYWLRSEPTRLANLRGKVVLLDFWAVWCSECPAAFPQWREFQNQFSDKGLAIIGVTKLYGRSDTEEGLTREQELKALLNFQIKHQLNYPIAVSKMDDVTNDERFVVASLPTVVLIDRRGNVRHFKRGIGEYRKLRKQIEKLINEK
- the gatA gene encoding Asp-tRNA(Asn)/Glu-tRNA(Gln) amidotransferase subunit GatA produces the protein MIIEDIHKLYTAGETTPSEIIRTSLNKIEADNDHLNAYLTVSRESALKAAAAMDAEIRSTVATKPLAGIPVAIKDNICVAGVRTTCGSRILGNYVPPYTATAVKKLEEAGAIIIAKTNLDEFAMGSSTENSAFGTVRNPINTDYVPGGSSGGSAVAVAAGHVPVALGSDTGGSIRQPASFCGVVGVKPTYGRVSRYGLVAFASSLDQIGPFANTVKNAARVLQVISGHDRYDSTSANTAVPDYLSALTGDIKGLRVGVPPECFGEGLDPEVRLNVEAAINKLKERGAEIVEIHLPHTKYVVAVYYLIATAEASSNLARFDGVRYGLRAEQARSLSEMYRLTRDAGFGAEVKRRIMLGTFALSSGYYDAYYEKAQRVRAMLVNDFAEAFKKCDLIATPTAPTPAFKIGEKSDDPLAMYLDDIYTVTINLAGVPAISVPCGISSMGLPIGMQLIGNHFDEARLLNAAYAYER
- the gatC gene encoding Asp-tRNA(Asn)/Glu-tRNA(Gln) amidotransferase subunit GatC, which encodes MPITQTEVEKIAKLANLELTEAEKESFSGQLAAIVEYIDQLNEVDTSNVNPWQTRSVGEAATSYASREDVVEPSLGQERALEQAPDPDEGHFTVPRVI
- a CDS encoding DUF721 domain-containing protein; this encodes MESLLKLLPTMIRLSGDNEEVREQAVFAAWRVAAGKGVASGCAPFRLYNKQLIVAVLDQAWKKQLESLASEYLYRINSLVGLQMVTFIEFRLDRDFVLNARGREARSFEFHHTEELKEELRSSAEEIKDPELRQTFLRAAAKSLERKSSE